The Camelus dromedarius isolate mCamDro1 chromosome 8, mCamDro1.pat, whole genome shotgun sequence genome includes a window with the following:
- the SCD gene encoding stearoyl-CoA desaturase, with protein MPAHLLQEEISSSYTTTTTITAPPSRVLQNGGDKLEKTPLYLEEDIRPEMKDDIYDPSYQDKEGPKPKVVYVWRNIILMGLLHLGALYGITLIPTCKFYTFCWVLFYYIISALGITAGAHRLWSHRSYKARLPLRVFLIIANTMAFQNDVFEWARDHRAHHKFSETDADPHNSRRGFFFSHVGWLLVRKHPAVKEKGGLLDLSDLKAEKLVMFQRRYYKPGILLMCFIMPTLVPWYFWGETFQHSLYLATFLRYAVVLNVTWLVNSAAHLYGYRPYDKTINPRENILVSLGAVGEGFHNYHHSFPYDYSASEYRWHINPTTFFIDCMAALGLAYDRKKVSKAAILARVKRTGDGSYKSG; from the exons ATGCCGGCCCACTTGCTGCAGGAGGAG ATCTCTAGCTCCtacacaaccaccaccaccatcacagcGCCTCCCTCCAGGGTCCTGCAGAATGGAGGCGACAAGTTGGAGAAGACTCCCCTATACTTGGAAGAAGACATCCGCCCTGAAATGAAAGATGACATATATGACCCAAGCTACCAGGATAAGGAGGGCCCAAAGCCCAAGGTTGTGTATGTCTGGAGAAACATCATCCTCATGGGTCTGCTGCATTTGGGAGCCCTGTATGGGATCACATTGATCCCTACCTGCAAGTTCTACACCTTCTGCTGGG TGCTTTTCTACTATATAATAAGTGCCCTGGGCATAACAGCAGGAGCTCATCGCCTGTGGAGTCACCGATCTTATAAAGCTCGGCTGCCGTTGCGGGTCTTCCTGATCATTGCCAACACCATGGCATTCCAG AATGACGTTTTTGAATGGGCCCGAGACCACCGCGCCCACCACAAGTTTTCGGAAACAGATGCTGATCCCCACAATTCCCGACGAGGCTTTTTCTTCTCGCACGTGGGTTGGCTGCTTGTGCGCAAACACCCCGCTGTCAAAGAGAAAGGTGGTTTGCTAGACTTGTCTGACCTAAAAGCCGAGAAGCTGGTGATGTTCCAGAGGAG GTACTATAAACCCGGCATCCTGCTGATGTGCTTCATCATGCCCACACTCGTGCCCTGGTATTTCTGGGGTGAAACTTTTCAACACAGCCTGTACCTTGCCACTTTCCTTCGTTACGCCGTTGTGCTCAATGTCACCTGGCTGGTGAACAGTGCTGCTCACCTGTACGGATATCGCCCTTACGACAAGACTATTAACCCCCGAGAGAATATCCTGGTTTCACTGGGAGCTGTGG GTGAGGGCTTCCACAACTACCACCACTCCTTTCCCTATGACTACTCTGCCAGTGAGTACCGCTGGCACATCAACCCAACCACGTTCTTCATCGATTGCATGGCTGCCCTTGGTCTGGCTTATGACCGGAAGAAAGTATCCAAGGCTGCCATCTTGGCCAGGGTTAAAAGAACTGGAGACGGAAGCTACAAGAGTGGCTGA